In the Gossypium arboreum isolate Shixiya-1 chromosome 10, ASM2569848v2, whole genome shotgun sequence genome, one interval contains:
- the LOC108489510 gene encoding probable potassium transporter 13 isoform X1: MFVCLLRKYERKDGSSDSVNVDFFYRLSKVNYMLLKFYKATLCLAYQSFGVVYGDLSSSPLYVYKSTFSGSLRLHEEDDEILGVLSLVFWTLTLIPLCKYIIFVLGADDNGEGGTFALYSLLCRRAKLGLLSASDASDDDISAYNSGLPRKETVASSILKEFFDKYHSSRIVLLLLVLLGTSMVIGDGILTPSMSVLSAVNGIRIKAPSLHENYTVFIAGVILVGLFALQHFGTRSVGFLFAPILLAWLFCISVIGVYNTIYWNPHVVSALSPYYVYNFYKKAGKDGWSSLGGIVLCITGAEAMFADLGHFSQLSIRIAFTVIVYPCLVLAYMGEAAYLSKHKEDLQKSFYKAIPEVVFWPVFIIATLAAMVGSQAIISGTFSVISQCRALKCFPRVKVVHTSNHIHGQIYIPEVNWILMVLCLAVLVGYRDTDMIGNAYGLAVITVMLVTTCLMFLVIVMVWKRNILGALAFVIVFGSVELFYFSACLAKVHKGGWCPLVLSLILLSTMCIWHYGTLKKQAYELNNRVCLDMLLSMGTNLGINRVPGIGLIYSNVATGVPPMFAHFVTNFPAFHRILVFVTVQSLTVPKVPANQRFVISRIGPTEFRLFQCVVRYGYKDQRNDTHDFENHLIETVAEFLRNGNNDGEAFRWETTNQQQSSPSDDVTASSFENVVSSESSKKTVRFRGVGCSKELEDLREARESGLAYMMGSTCVLACDTSSYLKKFAINIVYGFLRQNCRHPAIALGVPHTSLIEVGMVYRV; the protein is encoded by the exons GAACTACATGTTATTA AAATTTTACAAGGCTACTTTATGTCTTGCTTATCAGAGTTTTGGTGTTGTATATGGTGATCTGAGCTCTTCACCACTCTATGTTTACAAAAGCACGTTTTCGGGGAGTTTAAGGCTTCATGAGGAAGATGATGAAATTCTTGGGGTACTGTCTTTGGTTTTCTGGACTTTGACTCTAATCCCTCTATGCAAGTACATTATATTTGTGTTAGGGGCAGATGATAATGGTGAAG GTGGAACTTTTGCTTTATATTCATTGCTTTGCCGGCGTGCAAAGTTGGGTCTCTTGAGTGCTTCTGATGCATCTGACGATGACATATCTGCTTATAACTCTGGACTACCCAGGAAGGAGACTGTTGCTAGTTCTATTTTAAAGGAGTTCTTTGATAAGTATCATAGTTCTCGGATTGTGTTGCTTCTACTTGTGCTGCTGGGGACTAGCATGGTTATTGGTGATGGCATCCTAACCCCATCAATGTCTG TTCTTTCTGCAGTTAATGGCATCAGAATTAAAGCTCCTTCTCTTCATGAGA ACTATACTGTGTTTATTGCTGGTGTGATTTTGGTGGGGCTGTTCGCACTTCAGCATTTTGGGACTCGTAGTGTTGGATTTCTTTTTGCTCCGATTTTGTTAGCATGGCTCTTTTGCATTAGTGTTATTGGGGTTTACAACACAATATACTGGAACCCACATGTAGTAAGTGCTCTGTCACcatattatgtatataatttttacaaaaaggCTGGAAAAGATGGATGGAGTTCTCTTGGAGGCATAGTTCTTTGCATCACAG GTGCTGAGGCCATGTTTGCTGATCTTGGTCATTTTTCCCAACTTTCAATCCGG ATTGCATTTACTGTTATTGTATACCCTTGCTTGGTTTTGGCATACATGGGTGAGGCTGCCTATCTCTCCAAGCACAAAGAGGACCTTCAGAAAAGCTTCTATAAAGCAATCCCTG AGGTTGTATTCTGGCCAGTTTTTATCATTGCAACACTTGCAGCGATGGTTGGGAGTCAAGCAATTATTTCCGGTACTTTCTCAGTAATCAGCCAGTGTAGGGCTTTGAAGTGCTTCCCACGTGTCAAGGTGGTACACACATCAAACCACATACACGGGCAGATCTACATACCAGAGGTGAACTGGATCTTGATGGTTTTATGCCTTGCTGTTCTGGTTGGGTATAGGGATACGGACATGATAGGCAATGCATATG GTCTTGCGGTTATCACTGTAATGTTGGTTACCACCTGCTTGATGTTTCTGGTTATAGTTATGGTGTGGAAGAGGAATATTTTAGGAGCTCTAGCATTTGTCATAGTTTTCGGATCTGTGGAGTTGTTTTACTTCTCTGCATGCCTTGCAAAAGTTCATAAAGGGGGTTGGTGCCCTCTGGTTTTGTCACTAATATTACTGTCTACGATGTGCATATGGCACTACGGTACTCTAAAGAAACAAGCTTATGAGTTGAACAACAGGGTCTGCTTGGACATGCTTCTAAGCATGGGCACAAACCTGGGGATAAATCGAGTTCCTGGGATAGGGTTAATCTACTCAAATGTGGCCACTGGAGTCCCCCCAATGTTTGCCCATTTTGTCACCAACTTTCCTGCCTTTCATCGTATCCTTGTATTTGTTACGGTACAATCTCTTACAGTTCCAAAAGTTCCTGCCAACCAGCGGTTTGTTATCAGTCGTATTGGCCCAACAGAGTTCCGTCTCTTTCAATGTGTTGTTAGATACGGCTACAAGGATCAAAGGAATGATACTCATGATTTTGAGAATCATCTGATTGAAACTGTAGCAGAGTTTTTACGGAATGGCAACAATGATGGTGAAGCCTTCAGATGGGAAACCACAAATCAGCAGCAATCAAGTCCGTCAGACGATGTTACTGCTTCAAGTTTTGAGAATGTAGTTAGTAGTGAATCAAGTAAGAAAACAGTGAGATTTCGTGGTGTGGGATGTAGCAAGGAATTGGAAGATCTGAGAGAGGCCAGGGAATCTGGTCTGGCATATATGATGGGTAGCACTTGTGTTTTGGCATGCGATACATCTTCGTATTTGAAGAAGTTTGCCATAAACATCGTTTACGGGTTCTTGAGACAGAACTGTAGGCACCCTGCAATAGCCCTTGGGGTTCCACACACCTCTCTGATCGAAGTTGGAATGGTTTATCGAGTGTAA
- the LOC108489510 gene encoding probable potassium transporter 13 isoform X2, producing MDPEAGSVTRESRLKFYKATLCLAYQSFGVVYGDLSSSPLYVYKSTFSGSLRLHEEDDEILGVLSLVFWTLTLIPLCKYIIFVLGADDNGEGGTFALYSLLCRRAKLGLLSASDASDDDISAYNSGLPRKETVASSILKEFFDKYHSSRIVLLLLVLLGTSMVIGDGILTPSMSVLSAVNGIRIKAPSLHENYTVFIAGVILVGLFALQHFGTRSVGFLFAPILLAWLFCISVIGVYNTIYWNPHVVSALSPYYVYNFYKKAGKDGWSSLGGIVLCITGAEAMFADLGHFSQLSIRIAFTVIVYPCLVLAYMGEAAYLSKHKEDLQKSFYKAIPEVVFWPVFIIATLAAMVGSQAIISGTFSVISQCRALKCFPRVKVVHTSNHIHGQIYIPEVNWILMVLCLAVLVGYRDTDMIGNAYGLAVITVMLVTTCLMFLVIVMVWKRNILGALAFVIVFGSVELFYFSACLAKVHKGGWCPLVLSLILLSTMCIWHYGTLKKQAYELNNRVCLDMLLSMGTNLGINRVPGIGLIYSNVATGVPPMFAHFVTNFPAFHRILVFVTVQSLTVPKVPANQRFVISRIGPTEFRLFQCVVRYGYKDQRNDTHDFENHLIETVAEFLRNGNNDGEAFRWETTNQQQSSPSDDVTASSFENVVSSESSKKTVRFRGVGCSKELEDLREARESGLAYMMGSTCVLACDTSSYLKKFAINIVYGFLRQNCRHPAIALGVPHTSLIEVGMVYRV from the exons AAATTTTACAAGGCTACTTTATGTCTTGCTTATCAGAGTTTTGGTGTTGTATATGGTGATCTGAGCTCTTCACCACTCTATGTTTACAAAAGCACGTTTTCGGGGAGTTTAAGGCTTCATGAGGAAGATGATGAAATTCTTGGGGTACTGTCTTTGGTTTTCTGGACTTTGACTCTAATCCCTCTATGCAAGTACATTATATTTGTGTTAGGGGCAGATGATAATGGTGAAG GTGGAACTTTTGCTTTATATTCATTGCTTTGCCGGCGTGCAAAGTTGGGTCTCTTGAGTGCTTCTGATGCATCTGACGATGACATATCTGCTTATAACTCTGGACTACCCAGGAAGGAGACTGTTGCTAGTTCTATTTTAAAGGAGTTCTTTGATAAGTATCATAGTTCTCGGATTGTGTTGCTTCTACTTGTGCTGCTGGGGACTAGCATGGTTATTGGTGATGGCATCCTAACCCCATCAATGTCTG TTCTTTCTGCAGTTAATGGCATCAGAATTAAAGCTCCTTCTCTTCATGAGA ACTATACTGTGTTTATTGCTGGTGTGATTTTGGTGGGGCTGTTCGCACTTCAGCATTTTGGGACTCGTAGTGTTGGATTTCTTTTTGCTCCGATTTTGTTAGCATGGCTCTTTTGCATTAGTGTTATTGGGGTTTACAACACAATATACTGGAACCCACATGTAGTAAGTGCTCTGTCACcatattatgtatataatttttacaaaaaggCTGGAAAAGATGGATGGAGTTCTCTTGGAGGCATAGTTCTTTGCATCACAG GTGCTGAGGCCATGTTTGCTGATCTTGGTCATTTTTCCCAACTTTCAATCCGG ATTGCATTTACTGTTATTGTATACCCTTGCTTGGTTTTGGCATACATGGGTGAGGCTGCCTATCTCTCCAAGCACAAAGAGGACCTTCAGAAAAGCTTCTATAAAGCAATCCCTG AGGTTGTATTCTGGCCAGTTTTTATCATTGCAACACTTGCAGCGATGGTTGGGAGTCAAGCAATTATTTCCGGTACTTTCTCAGTAATCAGCCAGTGTAGGGCTTTGAAGTGCTTCCCACGTGTCAAGGTGGTACACACATCAAACCACATACACGGGCAGATCTACATACCAGAGGTGAACTGGATCTTGATGGTTTTATGCCTTGCTGTTCTGGTTGGGTATAGGGATACGGACATGATAGGCAATGCATATG GTCTTGCGGTTATCACTGTAATGTTGGTTACCACCTGCTTGATGTTTCTGGTTATAGTTATGGTGTGGAAGAGGAATATTTTAGGAGCTCTAGCATTTGTCATAGTTTTCGGATCTGTGGAGTTGTTTTACTTCTCTGCATGCCTTGCAAAAGTTCATAAAGGGGGTTGGTGCCCTCTGGTTTTGTCACTAATATTACTGTCTACGATGTGCATATGGCACTACGGTACTCTAAAGAAACAAGCTTATGAGTTGAACAACAGGGTCTGCTTGGACATGCTTCTAAGCATGGGCACAAACCTGGGGATAAATCGAGTTCCTGGGATAGGGTTAATCTACTCAAATGTGGCCACTGGAGTCCCCCCAATGTTTGCCCATTTTGTCACCAACTTTCCTGCCTTTCATCGTATCCTTGTATTTGTTACGGTACAATCTCTTACAGTTCCAAAAGTTCCTGCCAACCAGCGGTTTGTTATCAGTCGTATTGGCCCAACAGAGTTCCGTCTCTTTCAATGTGTTGTTAGATACGGCTACAAGGATCAAAGGAATGATACTCATGATTTTGAGAATCATCTGATTGAAACTGTAGCAGAGTTTTTACGGAATGGCAACAATGATGGTGAAGCCTTCAGATGGGAAACCACAAATCAGCAGCAATCAAGTCCGTCAGACGATGTTACTGCTTCAAGTTTTGAGAATGTAGTTAGTAGTGAATCAAGTAAGAAAACAGTGAGATTTCGTGGTGTGGGATGTAGCAAGGAATTGGAAGATCTGAGAGAGGCCAGGGAATCTGGTCTGGCATATATGATGGGTAGCACTTGTGTTTTGGCATGCGATACATCTTCGTATTTGAAGAAGTTTGCCATAAACATCGTTTACGGGTTCTTGAGACAGAACTGTAGGCACCCTGCAATAGCCCTTGGGGTTCCACACACCTCTCTGATCGAAGTTGGAATGGTTTATCGAGTGTAA
- the LOC108488084 gene encoding LOW QUALITY PROTEIN: probable LRR receptor-like serine/threonine-protein kinase At1g56140 (The sequence of the model RefSeq protein was modified relative to this genomic sequence to represent the inferred CDS: inserted 2 bases in 1 codon): MNEGKRMTSRLTMSSSKPLLYFCLVVLLSCSQSINAQTNATTHPPEVRALNAIFQQWEIQAADGWNTSGDPCSGVALSQSDSTFEDPSNNPSIRCDCSFENATLCHITRLRVFSLEKPGTIPRELLAFRYLNYLKIDQNFFTGPLPTFIGNLSRLGLLSVAHNSLSGSIPKEIGNLKRLYLLSLGVNNFSGTIPPELGNLVELQQLYINSCGLTGEIPSTFANLQNLQIVAASDTAFTGKIPEFIGSNWTRLESLRLEGNSFEGPIPSNIGKLSSLTILRITGIYNGSSSLDVIRNLKNISDLVLRNVLLTGSIPSDISDFQSLQKLDLSFNNLTGQIPSKLFNMNSLTYLFLGNNSLSGTLPSQKSKILKSIDVSYNQLSGNLPSWIDSSLQLNVVANNFTLNSSDIRLLPGLQCLQRGFPCNRNAPRYANFAIKCGGPQMTADGIMFEAENNSLGTATFNVTSTQKWAVSSVGLYEDRENPMYVQNTFAQVKSTNTPRLFLTSRTSPVSLRYYGLGLENGPYTINLFFAETAYPDRITRSWKSLGRRVFDIYIQGGLQVKNFDISKEAGGAERAITRRFVTNVTXNHLEIHLLWAGKGTCCVPELGYYGPSISAISVVPDFKPTVSGLPPGTSKRKTALLVSIVVAIGAVALVLIYLTIHLMRRKEYDDEEVLLAIGPRPNTFSYAELRAATDDFSPSNKLGEGGYGAVYKGTLSDERVVAVKQLSVASQQGKSQFIAEVATISAVQHRNLVKLRGCCIEGKRHLLVYEYLENKSLDQALFGRSDLRLDWPTRYNICLATARGLAYLHEESRPRIVHRDVKASNILLDAELRPKISDFGLAKLYDDAKTHISTRVAGTIGYLAPEYAMRGHLTEKADIFGFGIVALEILSGRPNSDNSLEDDKIYLLEWSWALHENNQILDLVDPNLVEFDENEALRVVRIALLCTQGSPSMRPPMSRVVAMLAGDIEASGVITKPSYLTDWDFRDLTRSLVTKDAQASTSSENKDNQPEQD; this comes from the exons ATGAATGAAGGAAAAAGGATGACTTCAAGGCTGACGATGTCTTCTTCCAAACCCTTGCTCTACTTCTGCTTGGTTGTTTTGCTTTCATGCAGCCAATCCATTAATGCCCAGACTAACGCCACCACCCATCCTCCTGAAG TGAGGGCGTTGAATGCAATATTCCAACAATGGGAAATTCAAGCAGCAGACGGTTGGAACACGAGCGGAGACCCATGCAGCGGAGTTGCACTCAGTCAAAGCGATTCAACGTTTGAAGATCCCTCAAATAACCCATCTATCAGATGCGACTGTTCTTTCGAAAATGCCACCCTCTGCCACATTACTAGACT GAGGGTATTTTCTCTGGAGAAACCAGGAACGATACCTAGAGAGCTTTTAGCTTTCAGATATCTCAACTACTT GAAGATTGATCAAAACTTCTTCACAGGTCCCTTGCCAACATTTATTGGAAATTTGTCTAGACTAGGATTACT GTCAGTTGCCCATAATTCATTATCTGGATCCATTCCAAAGGAGATTGGAAATCTCAAGAGGCTCTATCTGCT GTCTCTTGGTGTTAATAACTTCTCAGGAACAATCCCACCAGAGTTGGGTAATCTGGTTGAACTTCAACAACT TTACATTAACAGTTGTGGATTGACCGGTGAAATTCCCTCAACATTTGCAAACCTTCAGAATTTGCAAATTGT GGCAGCATCAGACACCGCTTTCACAGGCAAAATACCTGAATTTATTGGAAGTAACTGGACTAGGCTTGAATCATT GAGACTCGAAGGAAACTCTTTTGAAGGTCCTATACCATCCAATATTGGGAAATTATCTTCTCTCACCATTTT GCGAATTACAGGTATATACAATGGGAGCTCTTCGCTTGATGTTATTAGGAATTTAAAGAACATATCAGACTT AGTTCTAAGAAACGTTTTACTCACTGGTAGCATTCCCTCTGACATCTCAGACTTCCAATCTTTACAAAAGCT GGATTTGAGTTTTAACAACTTAACAGGACAAATTCCAAGTAAATTGTTCAATATGAATTCTCTTACATACTT GTTTCTTGGAAATAATAGTCTGTCAGGTACCCTTCCTAGCCAAAAGAGCAAAATTCTTAAGAGTAT AGATGTGTCTTACAATCAGCTATCGGGAAATTTGCCCTCATGGATAGATTCAAGCTTGCAACT GAATGTAGTGGCCAACAACTTCACACTAAACAGCTCAGACATAAG ACTTTTACCAGGATTACAGTGCCTTCAAAGAGGCTTCCCATGCAATAGAAATGCTCCACGAT ATGCAAACTTTGCGATCAAGTGTGGTGGTCCGCAGATGACTGCTGATGGCATAATGTTTGAGGCAGAGAACAATTCTCTGGGCACAGCAACATTTAATGTAACAAGTACGCAAAAATGGGCAGTTAGCAGTGTAGGATTGTACGAAGACAGGGAGAATCCAATGTATGTGCAAAACACATTTGCACAAGTGAAAAGCACCAACACTCCTAGGCTTTTTCTTACTTCAAGGACATCCCCTGTATCACTCAGATACTATGGCCTGGGGCTTGAGAATGGGCCTTACACTATAAACTTGTTCTTTGCGGAAACAGCTTATCCAGATAGAATCACTCGGTCTTGGAAAAGTTTAGGAAGACGTGTTTTCGATATTTATATTCAG GGGGGTCTTCAAGTTAAGAATTTCGATATATCAAAGGAGGCAGGCGGGGCTGAAAGAGCAATTACTAGGAGATTCGTTACTAATGTGAC TAACCATCTTGAAATTCACTTGCTTTGGGCTGGTAAGGGGACCTGCTGTGTACCAGAATTAGGTTATTATGGTCCATCTATTTCAGCTATTAGTGTGGTCCCAG ATTTTAAACCAACTGTTAGTGGGTTACCACCAGGCACTTCTAAGAGGAAAACAGCACTGCTTGTTAGTATTGTAGTTGCTATTGGAGCTGTTGCTTTGGTGCTAATATATTTAACTATTCACCTTATGAGAAGAAAAGAATATGATGATGAGGAAG TGCTTCTTGCAATTGGTCCTAGACCAAACACATTTAGCTATGCTGAGTTGAGAGCTGCCACAGACGACTTCAGTCCTTCAAACAAGTTAGGAGAAGGGGGTTATGGAGCTGTCTACAAG GGTACATTATCAGATGAGAGGGTGGTAGCTGTGAAGCAACTTTCAGTAGCATCTCAGCAAGGAAAGAGCCAATTTATTGCTGAAGTAGCCACCATATCAGCAGTGCAACATCGCAATCTTGTCAAACTACGTGGTTGCTGCATCGAAGGGAAAAGGCATCTTCTTGTTTACGAGTATCTGGAAAACAAAAGCCTTGATCAGGCACTCTTTG GACGTAGTGACTTGCGTCTTGATTGGCCTACCCGCTACAATATCTGTTTAGCAACTGCAAGAGGGTTAGCTTATCTTCACGAGGAGTCTAGGCCAAGGATTGTACATAGAGATGTCAAGGCAAGTAATATTCTCCTTGATGCAGAACTGCGCCCCAAAATATCTGATTTTGGATTGGCAAAGCTATATGATGATGCAAAAACGCACATCAGCACTCGGGTTGCCGGAACCAT AGGCTACCTAGCACCGGAGTATGCAATGCGTGGGCATCTCACTGAAAAGGCTGATATTTTTGGATTTGGTATTGTTGCTTTGGAGATTCTCAGTGGTAGACCAAACTCAGATAATAGCTTGGAAGACGATAAAATCTATCTTCTCGAATGG TCATGGGCTCTGCACGAAAATAACCAAATCCTGGATCTGGTTGATCCAAATTTAGTTGAGTTTGACGAAAATGAAGCGCTTCGAGTGGTCAGGATTGCCCTTTTGTGCACTCAGGGATCACCCTCAATGCGGCCACCTATGTCCCGTGTAGTGGCTATGCTTGCCGGAGATATTGAAGCGAGCGGTGTTATAACAAAACCAAGCTATCTTACTGACTGGGATTTTAGGGATTTAACTAGGAGCTTAGTGACCAAAGATGCACAAGCATCAACTTCATCTGAGAATAAAGACAACCAACCAGAACAGGATTAG